Proteins from a single region of Fusobacterium gonidiaformans ATCC 25563:
- a CDS encoding ABC transporter substrate-binding protein, with the protein MKKIAGWKQFCLIALLAAIFSACGKEEAKLDELKTVSAVDIDSLNPYQVVSSASEQLLLNVFEGLIMPASDGSIVPALAESYEISEDGKTYTFTIREGVSFHNGNPMDIHDVEFSLNKMAGKLGDAPTEGLFENIEKIEVLDDKKIAIHLGKPDSSFIYYMKEAIVPDENKDHLTEVAIGTGPYQVGEYQKEQKLVLTKNENYWGEKAEIPKVSILVSPNAETNFLKLLSGEINFLTEIDSKRLEELKEFTIASGPRNLCLILALNNQEKPFNDVEVRKAIDLAIDKEKIVQLAMNGHGTVIETNMSPVMKKFLWEGKGEKANPARAKEILEKKGLLPMHFTIKVPNSSKMYLDTAQALREQLKEAGIQVDLETIEWASWLSDVYTNRKYVASLAGLSGKMEPDAILRRYTSTYKKNFTNFHNDNYDKLVAEAKLSADEKVQIHNYKEAEKILREEQAAVFLMDPDSIIAMEKGLEGFEFYPLPYLNFAKLHFKK; encoded by the coding sequence ATGAAAAAGATAGCTGGATGGAAACAATTTTGTTTGATTGCTCTTCTTGCTGCTATTTTTTCTGCTTGTGGAAAAGAAGAAGCAAAATTAGACGAATTAAAAACAGTGTCAGCAGTAGATATTGATAGTTTAAATCCATATCAAGTGGTATCAAGTGCTTCAGAGCAACTTTTATTGAATGTATTTGAAGGATTGATTATGCCTGCTTCCGATGGAAGTATCGTTCCGGCACTAGCAGAATCTTATGAAATTTCAGAAGATGGAAAAACCTACACCTTTACCATTCGTGAAGGAGTAAGCTTTCACAATGGAAATCCAATGGATATCCATGATGTGGAATTTTCTTTAAATAAAATGGCAGGGAAGTTAGGAGATGCTCCTACGGAAGGTCTGTTTGAAAATATTGAAAAGATAGAAGTTTTAGATGATAAAAAAATTGCGATTCATTTAGGGAAACCGGATTCTTCTTTCATCTATTATATGAAAGAAGCGATTGTTCCGGATGAAAACAAGGATCATTTAACAGAGGTAGCGATTGGAACCGGACCTTATCAAGTAGGAGAATATCAAAAAGAACAAAAATTAGTTTTGACAAAAAATGAAAACTATTGGGGAGAAAAAGCAGAAATTCCAAAGGTATCTATTTTAGTGAGTCCAAATGCTGAAACAAATTTCTTAAAATTATTATCAGGAGAAATCAATTTTTTAACAGAGATTGATTCAAAACGATTGGAGGAATTAAAAGAATTTACAATTGCTTCCGGACCAAGAAATTTGTGTTTAATTTTAGCTTTAAACAACCAAGAAAAACCTTTTAATGATGTAGAAGTAAGAAAAGCAATTGACTTAGCGATTGACAAAGAAAAGATAGTACAACTCGCTATGAATGGACATGGAACGGTCATTGAAACCAATATGAGTCCTGTGATGAAGAAATTCTTATGGGAAGGAAAGGGAGAAAAAGCAAATCCTGCTCGAGCAAAAGAAATTTTAGAAAAGAAAGGTTTATTACCGATGCATTTTACCATAAAGGTTCCAAATAGTTCTAAGATGTATTTAGACACTGCTCAAGCTTTACGAGAACAATTAAAAGAAGCAGGAATTCAAGTAGATTTAGAAACGATTGAATGGGCAAGTTGGTTATCTGATGTTTATACAAATCGTAAGTATGTTGCAAGTTTAGCTGGACTTTCAGGAAAAATGGAACCGGATGCTATTTTAAGAAGATACACATCTACTTATAAGAAAAATTTTACAAATTTCCATAATGACAACTATGACAAATTAGTAGCAGAAGCAAAATTATCTGCAGACGAAAAGGTACAAATTCATAATTATAAGGAAGCAGAAAAGATTTTACGAGAAGAACAAGCTGCAGTTTTCCTTATGGATCCGGATAGCATTATTGCGATGGAAAAAGGATTGGAAGGCTTTGAATTTTATCCATTGCCTTATCTAAATTTTGCGAAATTACATTTTAAAAAATAA
- a CDS encoding phosphotransferase, whose protein sequence is MNEYLLELIKDFPQITQRQIAKKLQISLGKVNQLIIDLEKDNMIVRKKHKKEQYQILEKGLRYMEKMYQEKYPQTAIILAAGISKNDTIPVSLSKIGNEIILERSIRLLLHRKIEHIVIICGYQAEQFQYLTEQYPQVEILFNPEYKTKGSFFSLQLGLKTYSKNILLLDGDILYEEKALDHILQFPSNNTILVSSEKGYRNESFVEEVNGKLYHLSKDIRELKNYQGEMLGISKFSKELSEAILKLEVHNPHFSYEYAIAECASQLPIEVLKIDRLLWADVSFPENFSHITNVLYPAIQKVENKKEKIHIKNILLEELKIKEEEIDFIEPLGGMTNYNFKVGINHNIYVLRNPGVGLGNLINRKNEYSNISAIQDLQLDADLFYFQEQKGIKITKYIENAETLNPTTAKQNLEKVAVILKKLHTSNIIFQNTFDVFQEIQKYESRIKSSIETQFPSYTETRKKVLQLEKELNEMGRNFVSCHNDTVAENFIVSQDRIYLIDWEYSGMNELEWDLAAFCLENNLSSELSKKFLQIYFSGKENVNHYKKVLIYQICQDFLWSLWTILKEEHGDDFGDYGINRYTRCIKLLEVLENEYKN, encoded by the coding sequence ATGAACGAATATCTACTAGAACTTATAAAAGACTTCCCTCAAATTACACAAAGGCAAATCGCTAAAAAACTTCAAATCTCATTAGGGAAAGTAAACCAACTGATTATTGATTTGGAAAAAGATAATATGATTGTTCGAAAAAAACATAAAAAAGAACAATATCAAATTTTAGAAAAGGGACTAAGGTATATGGAAAAAATGTATCAAGAAAAATATCCACAAACTGCTATTATTTTAGCTGCAGGTATTTCCAAGAATGATACAATTCCAGTATCTTTATCCAAAATTGGAAATGAAATTATCTTAGAAAGAAGTATTCGCTTATTGCTTCACAGAAAAATAGAGCATATTGTAATCATATGCGGCTATCAAGCAGAGCAATTCCAATATTTAACAGAACAATATCCTCAAGTAGAAATTCTTTTCAATCCGGAATATAAAACAAAGGGAAGTTTTTTCTCTCTTCAACTAGGATTAAAAACTTATAGCAAAAACATCCTCCTTTTAGATGGAGATATCCTCTATGAGGAAAAAGCTTTAGATCATATTTTGCAATTTCCCTCCAATAATACTATCTTAGTCAGTTCTGAAAAAGGATATCGAAATGAAAGTTTTGTAGAAGAAGTGAATGGAAAATTATATCATTTATCAAAAGATATCCGAGAATTAAAGAATTATCAAGGAGAAATGTTAGGTATTAGCAAATTTTCAAAAGAACTTTCCGAGGCTATTTTAAAATTAGAAGTCCATAATCCTCACTTTTCTTATGAATACGCCATTGCCGAATGTGCTTCACAACTTCCGATTGAAGTATTAAAAATCGATCGTTTGCTTTGGGCAGATGTTTCTTTTCCAGAAAATTTTTCGCATATAACAAATGTCCTATATCCTGCCATTCAAAAAGTAGAAAATAAAAAAGAAAAAATACATATCAAAAATATCCTATTAGAAGAATTAAAAATCAAGGAAGAAGAAATTGATTTTATAGAACCTTTGGGTGGAATGACAAACTATAACTTCAAAGTAGGTATCAATCATAACATATATGTTTTGAGAAACCCCGGAGTAGGCTTAGGAAATTTAATCAATCGAAAAAATGAATATTCTAATATCTCTGCAATTCAAGATTTACAGTTAGATGCTGACTTATTCTATTTCCAAGAACAAAAAGGAATTAAAATCACAAAATATATTGAAAATGCGGAAACTTTAAATCCTACCACAGCAAAACAAAATCTTGAAAAAGTTGCTGTTATTCTAAAAAAACTACATACTTCTAATATTATATTTCAAAATACTTTTGATGTTTTCCAAGAAATTCAAAAATATGAGAGTCGAATTAAATCTTCTATTGAAACACAATTTCCTTCTTACACAGAAACTAGAAAAAAAGTATTACAACTAGAAAAAGAATTGAATGAGATGGGGAGAAATTTCGTTTCTTGTCATAATGATACTGTTGCTGAAAATTTTATTGTCAGTCAGGATAGAATATATTTAATTGATTGGGAATACTCCGGTATGAATGAATTAGAATGGGATTTAGCAGCTTTTTGTTTGGAAAATAACCTTTCTTCAGAATTAAGCAAAAAATTTTTACAAATTTATTTTTCCGGAAAAGAGAACGTCAATCACTATAAAAAGGTATTAATCTATCAAATCTGCCAGGATTTTTTATGGAGTCTTTGGACTATTTTAAAAGAAGAACATGGAGATGATTTTGGTGACTATGGTATCAACAGATATACTCGTTGTATAAAATTATTGGAGGTATTGGAGAATGAATATAAAAACTAA
- a CDS encoding DMT family transporter, producing the protein MNIKTKGILFGIISAILWAFNSLLLTIYIQESVYFFAPLFFAFFHDIFSAFYLFLNIFRKKENRKQLLSILRKKAFFIMFGAAILGGPIGMASFLMASKYIGSSYASSISVLYPIAGAILGKLFFHEFLNSYKKLAILLSILGISILSFTTEGLTAYPHYDLGIFFALLCVFGWAFEGLIASYFMTEINISSEVAIFIRQLCSSVFYILCVLPFIGGFSMIPLLIPTISILKIILLSAFLGAVSYLFWYKAIDILGGPIGMLLNSSYVVWIVFLEILLARVQIELKFIITLVCILSSIFLLIKDSKGEKE; encoded by the coding sequence ATGAATATAAAAACTAAAGGAATTCTATTTGGAATTATTTCTGCAATATTATGGGCATTCAATAGCTTACTTTTGACAATTTACATTCAAGAAAGTGTCTACTTTTTTGCTCCTCTCTTTTTTGCTTTTTTTCATGATATATTTTCCGCATTTTATTTATTTCTCAATATATTTCGGAAAAAAGAAAACAGAAAACAACTTCTAAGTATTCTTAGAAAAAAAGCTTTTTTTATTATGTTTGGAGCAGCAATTTTAGGAGGTCCCATTGGAATGGCCAGTTTTCTAATGGCATCAAAGTACATCGGTTCTTCCTATGCATCTTCCATTTCTGTTTTATATCCTATTGCCGGAGCTATTTTAGGAAAGCTTTTCTTTCATGAATTTTTAAATAGTTACAAAAAATTAGCAATCTTATTAAGTATCTTAGGAATTAGTATATTAAGTTTTACAACAGAAGGTTTAACTGCATATCCTCATTATGATTTAGGAATTTTCTTTGCTCTTCTTTGTGTTTTCGGTTGGGCATTCGAGGGTTTAATTGCTTCCTATTTTATGACAGAAATAAATATTTCCTCTGAAGTTGCTATTTTTATTCGACAACTTTGCTCCTCAGTTTTCTATATTCTATGTGTCCTTCCTTTTATAGGTGGATTTTCAATGATTCCTCTTTTAATCCCTACGATTTCTATTTTGAAAATTATTCTCCTAAGTGCTTTTTTAGGAGCAGTTTCTTATTTGTTTTGGTACAAAGCGATTGACATTTTAGGAGGTCCTATTGGGATGTTACTGAACAGTAGTTATGTCGTATGGATTGTCTTCTTGGAAATTCTTCTAGCAAGAGTTCAAATAGAATTAAAATTCATTATCACGTTAGTCTGTATTCTAAGCTCTATTTTTTTACTAATAAAAGACAGCAAAGGAGAAAAAGAATGA
- a CDS encoding NTP transferase domain-containing protein: MKRNAIIMAAGTSSRFLPISYEYPKAFLKVKGEILIERQISQLKEAGIQDITIIVGYKAEQFQYLEKKFDVQLVYNCDYSIYNNTSSLIRVLDKLKNTFICSSDNYFSQNVFIEQTDFSYYSAIYQEGKTSEYCLTYNQNNEITKVEIGGENSYVMLGHVYFTEDFSKQFIDILKKEYQLEENRKKLWEQIYMEHLDKLILKIKKYPKNIIYEFDSLDELRQFENNFDSNSKILKEISNFFHCKEKELSNFTKKENTETIFSFYFCYRGEKYVYELEKIENKFNIALV; the protein is encoded by the coding sequence ATGAAAAGAAATGCTATTATTATGGCCGCTGGAACATCGTCTAGGTTCCTTCCTATTTCTTACGAATATCCAAAAGCTTTTTTAAAAGTGAAAGGAGAAATTTTAATTGAACGTCAAATTTCTCAATTGAAGGAAGCGGGTATTCAAGATATTACAATTATAGTTGGATATAAAGCCGAACAATTTCAATACTTAGAAAAAAAATTTGATGTTCAACTCGTGTATAACTGTGATTATTCCATCTACAACAATACCTCTTCTTTGATAAGAGTTTTAGACAAATTGAAAAACACTTTTATTTGTTCCTCAGATAATTATTTTTCTCAGAATGTATTTATCGAACAAACAGATTTTTCGTATTATTCAGCCATTTATCAAGAAGGGAAAACTTCTGAATATTGCTTAACTTATAATCAAAATAATGAAATTACGAAGGTTGAAATTGGAGGAGAAAACTCTTATGTTATGTTGGGACATGTCTATTTCACAGAAGATTTTTCAAAACAATTTATAGACATCTTAAAAAAGGAATATCAACTAGAAGAAAATAGAAAGAAATTATGGGAACAAATTTATATGGAACATCTTGACAAACTTATTTTAAAAATAAAAAAATATCCAAAAAATATCATTTATGAATTTGATTCACTAGATGAATTACGTCAATTTGAAAACAATTTTGATTCTAACTCAAAAATTTTAAAAGAAATTAGCAATTTTTTTCATTGTAAAGAAAAAGAACTTTCTAATTTTACAAAAAAAGAAAATACGGAAACTATTTTCTCCTTTTATTTTTGTTATAGGGGAGAGAAGTACGTTTATGAATTGGAAAAAATAGAAAACAAATTCAATATAGCGTTAGTATAA
- a CDS encoding AAA family ATPase codes for MKKALPIGITNFQELIEGNYYFIDKTKLIEDILKDRSKVTLFTRPRRFGKTLNMSMLQYFWDIESAEENRKLFQGLHIESSPYFLDQGKYPVIFLSFKDLKAESYDMMLYSIQYAISTLFDQFHFLSKDLQDFNAMIFKKILLGEANIVELQNSIKFLAKVLTQYYQKKVVILVDEYDTPVVSAYEHGYYEKAISFFKVFYSSALKDNEYLQTGIMTGILRVAKEGIFSGLNNLAVYSILDEKYSSYFGLTEEEVKHALQDYELEYDIQSVKEWYDGYLFGNTEIYNPWSIISYIVNKKIEPYWINTSNNFLVYDLLEKANINIFEELQNVFQGKEIQKTIEHSFHFQDMSNPQEIWQLLVHSGYLKIEKSLGNHRYTLKIPNQEIQSFFEKSFLNRFLGGVDIFYEMITALKERNIEIFEKKLQDIFLTKVSYYDVGQEEKYYHNLVLGMILSLSKEYDIHSNLESGYGRYDISLEPKEKNRVGFILEFKIAKSEEELEKKSKEALLQIQEKRYDIEMKEKGILEIVKLGIAFYGKKVKINEHL; via the coding sequence ATGAAAAAAGCATTGCCTATCGGAATTACCAATTTTCAAGAGTTGATAGAAGGGAATTATTATTTTATAGATAAAACGAAATTGATAGAGGATATTTTGAAAGATAGAAGCAAAGTAACTTTATTTACTAGACCAAGAAGATTTGGAAAAACATTGAATATGTCGATGTTACAATACTTTTGGGATATTGAAAGTGCAGAAGAAAATAGAAAACTTTTTCAAGGATTGCACATAGAATCTTCTCCCTATTTTTTAGATCAGGGAAAATATCCTGTCATTTTTCTTTCTTTTAAAGATTTGAAGGCAGAAAGCTATGATATGATGCTATATAGTATTCAATATGCTATCTCTACACTTTTTGATCAATTTCATTTTTTATCAAAAGACTTACAAGATTTTAATGCGATGATATTTAAAAAGATTCTATTAGGGGAAGCAAATATCGTAGAATTACAAAATTCTATTAAATTTCTTGCTAAGGTATTGACACAATATTATCAGAAAAAGGTTGTTATTTTAGTAGATGAATATGATACCCCTGTGGTATCTGCTTATGAACACGGATATTACGAGAAAGCGATTTCTTTTTTCAAAGTTTTTTATAGTTCCGCTTTGAAAGACAATGAATATTTACAAACGGGGATTATGACGGGGATTTTACGAGTAGCCAAGGAAGGAATTTTTTCAGGTTTAAATAACTTAGCAGTTTATAGCATTTTAGATGAAAAATATTCATCCTATTTTGGACTTACCGAAGAAGAAGTAAAACATGCTTTACAAGATTACGAGTTGGAATATGACATTCAAAGTGTCAAAGAATGGTATGATGGATATTTGTTTGGAAATACAGAGATTTACAATCCATGGTCAATTATTAGTTACATTGTTAATAAAAAAATAGAGCCTTATTGGATTAACACTTCCAATAATTTTCTTGTTTATGATTTATTAGAAAAAGCAAATATCAATATTTTTGAAGAGTTACAGAATGTTTTTCAAGGGAAGGAAATTCAAAAAACAATAGAACATTCTTTTCACTTCCAAGATATGTCGAATCCACAAGAAATCTGGCAGTTATTAGTTCATAGTGGGTATTTAAAAATAGAAAAATCTCTAGGAAATCATAGGTATACTTTAAAAATTCCCAATCAAGAAATTCAAAGTTTTTTTGAGAAAAGTTTTTTAAATCGCTTTTTAGGTGGAGTGGATATTTTTTATGAAATGATAACAGCTCTCAAAGAACGAAATATTGAAATATTTGAGAAGAAGCTACAAGATATTTTCCTTACCAAGGTAAGCTATTATGATGTGGGACAAGAAGAAAAATATTATCATAACTTGGTCTTAGGAATGATATTATCACTATCCAAGGAATATGATATTCATTCCAACTTAGAAAGCGGCTACGGAAGATATGATATTAGCCTTGAACCGAAAGAGAAAAATAGAGTAGGATTTATCTTGGAATTTAAAATAGCAAAATCTGAAGAAGAATTGGAGAAAAAGTCAAAGGAAGCTTTGTTACAAATTCAAGAAAAACGATATGATATAGAAATGAAAGAAAAAGGAATTCTAGAGATTGTAAAGCTAGGAATTGCTTTCTATGGGAAGAAAGTAAAAATAAACGAGCATTTATGA
- a CDS encoding lipopolysaccharide core heptose(II) kinase RfaY, producing MKLQKEKYLGYVLYFYDEKYKEIGKKIIEKQYREIQRLKDTARNFVSVIEIDTEKFIYKEPRNEYRLPQRRYMSFIKKGECLNSLINITYLREVLKITEYIKPFLSIVKRQKGMISYSSLLMEYSSGVSTVGHFDMIVDIMKRIHKLGYYHGDCNPSNFLLEEKGKQKYIRVLDTQGKNGTYKI from the coding sequence ATGAAATTACAAAAAGAAAAGTATTTAGGATATGTATTATACTTTTACGATGAGAAATACAAGGAAATTGGGAAAAAAATTATTGAGAAACAATATAGAGAAATTCAAAGACTAAAAGATACTGCGAGAAATTTTGTTTCTGTGATAGAGATTGATACAGAAAAATTTATTTATAAAGAGCCAAGAAATGAGTACCGTTTGCCACAACGAAGGTATATGAGTTTCATAAAAAAAGGAGAATGTCTAAATTCTCTTATCAATATTACATATTTGAGAGAGGTGTTGAAGATAACGGAATATATAAAACCGTTTTTATCTATTGTAAAACGACAAAAAGGCATGATTTCTTATTCTTCTCTATTAATGGAATATTCTTCGGGAGTTTCTACGGTAGGGCATTTTGATATGATTGTAGATATTATGAAAAGAATTCATAAATTGGGATATTACCATGGAGATTGTAATCCTAGTAATTTTTTATTGGAAGAAAAAGGAAAGCAAAAGTATATTCGTGTGTTAGATACACAAGGAAAAAATGGGACTTACAAAATATAG
- a CDS encoding dTDP-glucose 4,6-dehydratase: MKTYLLTGAAGFIGSNFIKYMLKKYPERMYILLDKLTYAANLKNIKEELKKANVIFVQGDICDSLLVKEIFVKYNIDYVVNFAAESHVDRSIANPRIFLETNILGVQNLMDRARECWSIGKDEKGYPIYASGKKFLQISTDEVYGSLEKDIPDGKELSFQEEDLNQLIYGRRETKAYGNQFFTEETPVNPNSPYSVSKTSADLLVKAYYETYHFPMNITRCSNNYGQFQHEEKLIPLMIKSALSGKELPVYGDGMNVRDWLYIEDHCKAIDMVLSSGREGEIYNIGGFNEKTNLYIIHIILEEIAKYEKSKPRTELIRFVEDRLGHDRRYAINPRKIVQELGWYPETTFEDGIKQTIQHFMKEWKVRN; encoded by the coding sequence ATGAAGACTTATTTGTTGACCGGAGCAGCAGGTTTTATTGGTTCTAATTTTATAAAATATATGTTAAAAAAATATCCGGAAAGAATGTATATTTTATTAGATAAACTAACCTATGCTGCCAATTTAAAAAATATTAAAGAAGAATTAAAAAAAGCCAATGTTATTTTTGTACAGGGAGATATTTGTGATTCTCTGCTTGTAAAGGAAATTTTTGTAAAATATAATATAGATTATGTTGTAAATTTTGCTGCAGAATCTCATGTGGATCGAAGCATCGCAAATCCAAGAATATTCTTAGAAACAAATATTCTAGGGGTTCAGAATTTAATGGATAGAGCAAGAGAGTGTTGGAGTATAGGAAAAGATGAAAAAGGCTATCCTATTTATGCTTCTGGAAAGAAATTTTTGCAAATTTCAACAGATGAAGTCTATGGAAGTTTAGAAAAAGATATTCCTGATGGAAAAGAACTAAGTTTTCAAGAAGAAGATCTGAATCAATTGATTTATGGTAGACGCGAAACAAAGGCTTATGGAAATCAATTTTTTACAGAAGAAACTCCTGTGAATCCAAATTCACCCTATTCAGTATCAAAAACTAGTGCAGATTTATTGGTAAAAGCTTATTATGAAACGTATCATTTTCCAATGAATATTACAAGATGTTCCAATAATTATGGACAATTTCAACACGAAGAAAAATTGATTCCTCTCATGATAAAATCTGCATTATCTGGAAAAGAGTTACCTGTTTATGGAGACGGTATGAATGTGCGGGATTGGCTGTACATAGAGGACCATTGCAAAGCAATCGATATGGTTTTATCTTCGGGAAGAGAAGGGGAAATTTATAATATAGGTGGCTTCAATGAAAAAACAAATTTATATATTATTCATATTATTTTAGAAGAAATCGCAAAATATGAAAAGTCGAAACCTAGAACTGAGCTGATTCGTTTTGTAGAAGATCGTTTAGGACATGATAGGAGATATGCAATCAATCCTAGAAAAATTGTTCAAGAATTAGGATGGTATCCGGAAACTACCTTTGAAGATGGAATAAAACAAACCATACAGCATTTTATGAAGGAATGGAAAGTAAGGAACTAA
- the rfbD gene encoding dTDP-4-dehydrorhamnose reductase, which translates to MLKFEKKETELEGVYIIHTVKFEDERGYFSEVYQKDSFRDLGIQENFIQENVSFSKKGTLRGLHFQTKKKQGKLLRVLEGKIYDVIVDLRKESSTYGKYIGIELSSKDQNLLWIPPDFAHGFLSLAEKNIIQYQCTDSYDMEYEEGILWSDQDLNIDWKLDEYGFSEEELIISEKDKKQKKFVDYERFEKEKSILILGGNGQLGKEFQKFLQKKMIEYQAIDKDALDVSNEKKCREFFIQKHYCCVINCAAYTNVDLAEKEKEECKAVNTDAVRIWTKMCEEKEIPFITFSTDMVFDGKDEFPYTEEDMPNPVNWYGKTKLEGEKFALQYSRSLVIRTSWLFSTEGDNFCKKALLWAKNQETLRIVDDQISSPTSVEDIAVFTWKLYQKACFGLYHMSGMGESSKYDQIRYLLSLFSWKGRIERAKTEEFWNLANRPKYSKLCCMKLYGALGLSLPYWKKSIQYFAKNLRDKNLF; encoded by the coding sequence ATGTTAAAGTTTGAAAAAAAAGAAACCGAACTTGAAGGAGTATATATTATTCATACTGTGAAATTTGAGGATGAGCGTGGATATTTTTCTGAGGTGTATCAAAAAGATTCCTTTCGAGATTTGGGAATTCAAGAGAATTTCATTCAGGAAAATGTTTCTTTTTCCAAGAAGGGAACTTTACGGGGACTTCATTTTCAAACCAAAAAGAAACAAGGAAAATTGTTACGGGTATTAGAAGGAAAAATTTATGATGTCATTGTTGATTTACGAAAAGAAAGTAGCACTTATGGAAAATATATTGGAATAGAGCTCAGCTCAAAAGACCAAAATTTACTTTGGATTCCTCCAGACTTTGCTCATGGATTTTTAAGTTTAGCAGAAAAGAATATTATTCAGTATCAATGTACAGACAGCTATGATATGGAGTATGAAGAAGGAATTTTATGGTCGGACCAAGATTTGAATATTGATTGGAAATTAGATGAATATGGATTTTCAGAAGAAGAATTAATTATTTCTGAAAAGGATAAAAAGCAAAAAAAATTTGTGGACTATGAAAGATTTGAGAAAGAAAAAAGCATTCTTATTTTAGGAGGAAATGGTCAATTAGGAAAAGAATTCCAGAAATTTTTACAGAAAAAAATGATAGAATATCAAGCAATAGATAAGGATGCTTTAGACGTTAGTAATGAGAAAAAATGTAGAGAATTTTTTATACAAAAACATTATTGTTGTGTAATTAACTGTGCTGCTTATACAAATGTGGATTTGGCGGAAAAAGAAAAAGAAGAATGCAAGGCGGTAAATACCGATGCTGTCCGAATATGGACGAAAATGTGTGAAGAAAAAGAAATCCCCTTTATTACTTTTTCAACAGATATGGTTTTTGATGGAAAAGATGAATTTCCTTATACAGAAGAAGATATGCCAAATCCGGTAAATTGGTATGGAAAAACAAAATTGGAAGGAGAAAAATTTGCCTTACAATATTCAAGATCTTTGGTTATTAGAACTTCATGGTTATTTTCTACCGAAGGGGACAATTTTTGTAAAAAGGCTTTGCTTTGGGCAAAAAATCAAGAGACACTTAGGATCGTGGATGACCAAATTTCATCCCCTACTTCTGTAGAGGATATTGCTGTTTTTACTTGGAAATTATATCAAAAAGCTTGTTTTGGTCTGTATCATATGAGTGGTATGGGAGAAAGTTCAAAGTACGATCAAATTAGATATTTATTATCTTTATTTTCTTGGAAAGGTAGAATAGAACGTGCAAAAACAGAAGAATTTTGGAATCTTGCCAATCGTCCGAAGTACAGCAAGTTGTGTTGTATGAAGTTGTATGGTGCTTTAGGTTTGTCACTTCCATATTGGAAGAAATCAATTCAATATTTTGCAAAGAATTTACGAGATAAAAACTTATTTTAG
- the rfbA gene encoding glucose-1-phosphate thymidylyltransferase RfbA, which yields MRGIILTGGKGTRLYPVTQAISKQILPIYDKPMIYYPLSVLMLAGIREVLIISTPRDLNLFRDLLGDGKKFGLFLSYATQENANGLAEAFLIGESFIGEEGCALILGDNLFYGRAFTETLQKAITLEKGAIIFPYYVQNPKEFGVVEFDEEGKIISLEEKPKHPKSNFIIPGLYFFDSTVVEKAKRVKKSKRGELEILSILEMYLAEKKVFSFHLGRGMMWFDTGTEDSLLDSANFIKTVQQNQRIVIACLEEIAYQKGWITKEMVIQQAEKMKKSKYGKYLFSFIS from the coding sequence ATGAGAGGCATTATATTAACAGGAGGAAAGGGAACAAGATTATATCCGGTAACACAGGCAATATCGAAACAAATATTACCTATTTATGACAAACCAATGATTTATTATCCCCTGTCTGTTTTGATGTTGGCAGGAATCCGAGAAGTGTTAATTATTTCTACTCCTAGAGATTTAAATTTATTTCGAGATTTATTAGGAGATGGAAAAAAATTTGGTCTCTTTTTATCCTATGCCACCCAAGAAAATGCAAATGGTTTGGCAGAAGCTTTTCTTATTGGAGAAAGCTTTATAGGAGAGGAGGGATGTGCTCTCATCTTAGGCGATAATCTGTTTTATGGCAGAGCTTTCACGGAAACTCTACAGAAGGCAATTACTTTGGAAAAAGGAGCTATTATTTTTCCATATTATGTGCAGAATCCGAAGGAGTTTGGGGTAGTGGAGTTTGATGAAGAAGGTAAAATTATTTCTCTAGAAGAAAAACCAAAGCATCCGAAGTCAAATTTTATCATTCCGGGACTTTATTTCTTTGACTCTACGGTGGTGGAAAAAGCAAAACGAGTGAAGAAATCAAAGAGGGGAGAATTAGAAATTTTAAGCATTTTAGAGATGTATTTAGCAGAAAAAAAGGTGTTTTCTTTTCATTTAGGAAGAGGTATGATGTGGTTTGATACAGGAACAGAAGATTCTCTTTTGGATAGTGCTAATTTTATAAAAACCGTACAACAAAACCAAAGAATTGTGATAGCTTGTTTGGAAGAAATTGCATATCAGAAAGGTTGGATTACAAAAGAAATGGTAATACAACAGGCGGAGAAGATGAAAAAATCGAAGTATGGAAAATATTTATTTTCTTTCATTTCATAA